One genomic window of Verrucomicrobiota bacterium includes the following:
- the rnc gene encoding ribonuclease III — MPDPSSSGGGNRGTGKALAPIERRIGYKFRNSLLLAEALTHPSLAYETRKPHFDNQRLEFLGDAVLQLVLTEQLFRLFPHFAEGELTKLRALLVSKDALASNAEDLQLGSYLLLGRGEEANGGRARASTLADAFESLVGAIYLDGGLENARHFVIVSCSPMLERISEEPMDVNPKGELQEILQGIGHIGPTYEIIAEDGPDHAKTFQAEVYWEGTRLGIGQGGSKKQAETAAADDALTKQLWKARKNTPSP; from the coding sequence ATGCCAGACCCTTCCTCATCGGGAGGAGGGAATCGCGGAACCGGCAAAGCCCTCGCTCCCATCGAGCGGCGCATCGGCTACAAATTCCGCAATTCCCTCCTCCTTGCGGAGGCACTGACGCATCCCAGCCTTGCTTACGAAACGCGCAAGCCGCATTTCGACAACCAGCGATTGGAATTCTTGGGAGACGCAGTGCTGCAACTGGTGCTGACCGAGCAACTCTTCCGCCTCTTTCCTCACTTCGCCGAGGGAGAACTCACCAAACTGCGCGCCCTCCTGGTCTCCAAAGACGCCCTCGCCTCGAACGCCGAGGACTTGCAACTGGGCTCCTACCTCCTGCTGGGCCGCGGGGAAGAGGCCAATGGCGGTCGCGCCCGGGCCTCCACCTTGGCGGATGCCTTTGAATCGCTCGTGGGCGCCATCTACCTGGACGGCGGGCTCGAGAACGCCCGACACTTCGTGATCGTCTCGTGCAGCCCCATGCTGGAGCGCATCTCAGAAGAACCCATGGACGTGAATCCCAAAGGGGAGCTCCAGGAAATTCTCCAAGGCATCGGCCACATCGGACCCACCTACGAAATCATCGCCGAGGACGGCCCGGATCACGCAAAGACCTTCCAGGCAGAAGTCTACTGGGAAGGAACCCGGCTCGGGATCGGCCAAGGCGGAAGCAAGAAACAAGCGGAAACGGCCGCCGCGGACGACGC